TCCTCTCGGGGCTCAGCGGAATATCATCCCCATGACTATATCAGCTACTCCGCATTGAGCCCTATCTCCGAAGAATCCTCTATACCAAGCCACCTCCCTGCTTTGCTGGCAGGAATGCAAGCTGAAGCCgctgatgaggaagacgCCCCTCCATCTCAACTTATCTCCACAAGAACAGTGCTCATCTTGTTGCCCTTGACACTGATACTGAACGTTGTTTGCATGCACTTCGTCTTTGGTGATGTCATGTCTCCATTGCTCTCCAGCCTTGCAACCCTGCTGGCTGTTCTCTTATCTATAATGGGTGTCCGCGCTCTCGGCGAGACAGATTTGAACCCAGTATCTGGGATAAGTAAATTAACGCAACTGCTTTTCTCTCTCGCAACCCCCGCCTCCCACTTTTCCCGACGCACTGCATTAGTCACCAACCTTCTTGCTGGTGCAGTATCCGAGTCCGGTGCCCTACAGGCCGGAGATATGATGCAAGACTTAAAGACCGGCCACTTACTAGGTGCAAGCCCCAAGGCCCAGTTTTACGGCCAGATGATCGGTAGTCTCGTGGGCGCCGTGCTATCTACAGCAGTATACAAGATGTACGTGAACGTCTACGAGGTCCCAGGTCCAATGTTCCAGACCCCAACGGCATACGTCTGGATCTTCACAGCCCGCCTGGTCACAGGCCAAGGCCTCCCTCCAATGGCATGGGAAGCGGCCTCAATAGCTGGAGCAGTTTTCGTCGTCGTCACTATTCTCCGTATTGTCGGTACGTCCAGCTTCGCCAATGGCGGCAAACGCGACGCAACAGCCTGGTGGCGATCATATATTCCGGGCGGTATCGCCGTCGCCGTCGGCATCTTCAACGTCCCCTCATTCACCCTCGCTAGAGCCATTGGCGGACTGATCGCCTGGTGGTGGTCTCGAAAGCACGCTAAGGCCCAGGACCTTGAACCTCCCACTCAAGCAGCCAACGAGGAACAGCCCCAGGGGAATGTCCGGGGGGCAGATACTAGAAATCCCGCGGCAGGACCCGCACCCGGACAAGCTATTAAAGATGCTGATGCTGCGTCCTCAACTGTCGTGGTTCTGGCGTCCGGGCTGATCCTAGGTGAAGGTATCATTAGCATCGttaatcttcttctggcaAGTGGAGGAGTTCCGCATCTTTAGATTAGATAATGACCATTTCTCTGGGAGTGTGGTTTACGTATTTCGTTGCTTTGAGAGCGGCATGGATACAAATATATCGTTGCAACCGCATGTTAGTGATGGGCTGGAAGTCCTCTGTACTACCTTGATTTTATCGATTTTAAAAGTACGGGTCTATTTTATATCACATAGATACATTAGATACTTGTGGTCCTTGTGCAGGGTGAAAAGACCGAGTGGAGTGCTATGATCTACATAAAAAGGGGAACTATACGATCATACACtgtctttttttaatttcctcttcttttcgggTTCTTTATTTCACATCAACACAGATATTAGAGAGCATTATACTATCGCGGTTGACTGTTCGGTTTGAATAGATAAGATGCAACGTAGACATCGGAGAAAAATCAAAGCAGAAAAAAGTATATTGTAATAAGAAATAGGGTAATCACATAAGGTAATCCAAGAAATCTCTGGTTTCATGAGTTAATAGAAAGAAATCTTACAAAGTTGGGTATATTCCGTCAGGTGAGATATGTGCAGGCACTTGGCagtgaaggaagagacgTAAGAGAACGCAGACAAACCCTCATGAAAGTGGTCTGCGAATGAGACGGAAAGGGTCATCCAGAATATAAGTTGAAGCAAGtagtagaaaaaaaagaagaaaaaaacttGCGGAGTCGATGGTGGGGACATAAGGCGTTGGTGACTCTTGATAGAGCGCTTTCGTTGCAGGAGCACATGATATCATAGACTCGTACATATTAACGACAATGCCAGCCGTCGTCCCCATCGAAATCGACGATCATTGGTCTAGTGCGAGCGCCCATAGCTCACTGGGGTGGCGTGTTACTTCCCGGGACTGGAGCTTCGACCGGGGCTGAAGTGGGGGCTGGGGCCGGGTTGGGAACTGCTGGCAGCGCGCCTGATGGAGGTGGAGTTCGAGGAGCAGCCAAGGGACTTGGCCCTGGTGGCCCGGTGGTGCGTGGGACTGGCCCGCCAGCACTGTTGCTACGTTGCCGCTGATTGACAGGCATCTCCGGTCGTTGCATTCCTGGGAGACCGTAAGGGCCCGGGCTCATCGAGCGAGGCGGCATTGGTCGAGGGCCTGGCCCTGGCGAGAATGATCGGGGAGCAGGAGGAAATTGAGCAGGGGACATCGGGCGCTGTGGATGAGGACGCGGTGGCGGGGGCCCAGCATAGCCAGGATGAGCCGGAGACATGGGACGTCCTGGGGACATGGGGCGCGCTGGCGACATTGGGCGACCACCTGGGGGATAGAAACGAGGATTTGGCATAGCACCAGGAGGCTTAGGGCCATGGGGTCCCATCATTTGTGGACCACGTGGACCAGGGACAGCCCCCGGAGGAGGACGAGCCCGAGGCTTCACAGGGCGAGAAGAGAGACATGAACGAGGGACCACTCCTTGCTGTGAATGATCCATTCTGATACAGAGAGCCCACCCGTCATCGTATTCATGGAGGAGGCGAACAAGCTGACCGACATGAAGCTCCAATTCATCTTCCATGGAAGGACTGAAGTCCATCTGTACGCGATGCACATTGGTAGGAGCTGGAGGGGGAGGTGGACCATGTTCAGAAGGACCAAAAGCAGGAACtgcagcaacaacaggaGGACTAGGACCAGGTGCCTCATTGTCGTCTGGAGCATTGACAGGGCTCGTTTCCGCATGTTCAGGCTGAGAGTCAATCTTCGGCTCAGAGCTTTCGGGTTGACTAGGATGATCATTCTCAGTAGACTTGGAAGAAGCAACTGCAGCAACTGCAGCACCTCCAGCCGCTGCAGCCACCACCGCACCTGCAGCAGCCGCTCCTACAGCGGCTTCAGCAGGAACCGGATCTGGAGGCGTCATGGTTTCAGGGGCAGTTGGAGGGTTTATCGGTCTGGCCACATTACTGGGGGATGGGGCCTCCGCCTGGTTACTGAAGGGATTCACCGGGTCAGTGAAAGGATCCGAGGTGCCTGCATTCGATTGCGGAGTGTGGGGTGGTGAGGCGTGTTCAGTGAGGTTGCGCGATGCAGCGGCGGTTGCTCCGAGAGTTGCGCCTGCACCAGCCGCAGAGAGAGCGCCTGTGGCAGAGGGGGTGAGATCGGGTGCAAACTGGGTCACCGGCCGAACGTTGAGCTGCGGTGGCTTGGTAGGAGTCATCGGCTCAAATTTGGGCGGAGGCGGCGGAGGTGCTACGCTGCTGGCAGCAAATGCTTTCTCATTTTCGGGCTCTATTTCGTCAATTTTTTGGCCCTGCCTCTTTTTGCgcatgaaaaagaaaatgaaaaccgCGATCAAGCCGACCCCGAGAATTACGCCAATCGCAATACCCGCTTTTGCACCTCCTGTAAGGCCTTCAGACCCAGACGCTCCAGGAAGAGCGGTTGACGAAGCAGCTGATTTATCCAAAGACGACGTATGCGTGGCAGCAGCCTCTTCCAATCCAGTATtggacaaggaggaagtggaggaggtAGCTGTTGAGAAGGTAGTCATTGCTGTTGGGGTGTCCTTCTGATCGGTCGTGGATGTCTCTTTCTCAGTTGCCTTAGTAGTCTCTTTCGTCTTAGTCGGCTGTTCCTTGGTGGTCTCAGTCGTCTCAATCTTGGTGGTGGCTGTTGGCTTCGTCTCCACTGCCGTAGTTTTCTTCGATGGTTTCTCAGTCGTAGTTGGCTCCTCCTTTGTAGATGTGCGACTTTGTTGAACTGCAGGGCCAACGCCGACTGTGGCAGCGGcagtctttgtctttgggtCTTCACCTGTCACATAACCACCTATAGGACCATCAAAGTCTGCGGAAGCAGTCACATAAACCACCGTGACTTCTTGTCCGTCATCGTCATGGTCGGGACTTCGTGCCTCCAGGCTGGGGCCATGGTGGTGATTATGGGCATGAACCATGATTGTTGTCGTTTAATCCAGCAGAAGTCGAGATATCATCCACTGAAATCCAGGTGAATTGTGGCTCAAACGAGAAAACAGAGGGTCATATGCAGTTGGTGACACAAAGATTGAGTAGTCTGTCGCTCCTTTTACTTTCTCCAAGAAGGTCGCGATGCTTGGAAAGGCGTGACGGGTTGCTGATTGTATTTGTAGAATCGATATAGTTCCAAAGAATGTATTGGGGCTTGCCCAGTAAATGCACGCGAGTAGATTTGGCTTTGATTCAATCTCGCCAGAAGAGCCGGCCGCGTCTGAAGGTAAAAGTAGCGCAAGCGCGTTAAGGAATGAGGAATGTGAGGATGATAAAGAATGGAAAGTGTCGGCTATCGCTGAAAAGGCAGGGTCCCAGCCGGCGCAAGTCGATAAATGAAGGACAACGAGCTTCCAGGCCGTACGAGGTGAACGAAAGGCAGGGAACCCAGCGTGCGGGATTCCCAGGTGATTGGGtcgaaaggaaagaaggacttGGAGAAGAGTGtaagaggagaagaacaacagaTTGGGGGTTATTTGGGAAATCAGCCAAACATTGGAATACTCTTCCTACTACTAATTAACCCTACCTCGCAAAAATACCGGTAATTACCGATGTGGTCCCCTTGGCTGCAAGTAAACAAAATGAGATCAAAGCTTATGGAGGTTAATGAGGGGGAACCCACCCAATCAGGGTCTGGTATTTGCTGGTATTGGTCCGCCGACGCTAACCCGCTGGGGCTGAGAATCACGCTGATGGCCCCGCTGTTCGCTGGCTTCTATCGGTTCTCACTGGCCCAGATGGGAAATTGAGCTGTACGGTGCCTGG
The sequence above is a segment of the Aspergillus flavus chromosome 4, complete sequence genome. Coding sequences within it:
- a CDS encoding SH3 domain protein codes for the protein MVHAHNHHHGPSLEARSPDHDDDGQEVTVVYVTASADFDGPIGGYVTGEDPKTKTAAATVGVGPAVQQSRTSTKEEPTTTEKPSKKTTAVETKPTATTKIETTETTKEQPTKTKETTKATEKETSTTDQKDTPTAMTTFSTATSSTSSLSNTGLEEAAATHTSSLDKSAASSTALPGASGSEGLTGGAKAGIAIGVILGVGLIAVFIFFFMRKKRQGQKIDEIEPENEKAFAASSVAPPPPPPKFEPMTPTKPPQLNVRPVTQFAPDLTPSATGALSAAGAGATLGATAAASRNLTEHASPPHTPQSNAGTSDPFTDPVNPFSNQAEAPSPSNVARPINPPTAPETMTPPDPVPAEAAVGAAAAGAVVAAAAGGAAVAAVASSKSTENDHPSQPESSEPKIDSQPEHAETSPVNAPDDNEAPGPSPPVVAAVPAFGPSEHGPPPPPAPTNVHRVQMDFSPSMEDELELHVGQLVRLLHEYDDGWALCIRMDHSQQGVVPRSCLSSRPVKPRARPPPGAVPGPRGPQMMGPHGPKPPGAMPNPRFYPPGGRPMSPARPMSPGRPMSPAHPGYAGPPPPRPHPQRPMSPAQFPPAPRSFSPGPGPRPMPPRSMSPGPYGLPGMQRPEMPVNQRQRSNSAGGPVPRTTGPPGPSPLAAPRTPPPSGALPAVPNPAPAPTSAPVEAPVPGSNTPPQ